CGCCTATCGCGGCCAGAAACAAGGCGAGGGGACTTGACCGGGCGGCGCGGCGCTCTCAAGGGACTGGTCGCCGGCCTCGCCGCCTTTTTCGCCGCCGGCATGCCCTTCGCCGTCTCGCGGCTGCTGGCCCCGGCGCAAGCGAAACCGTTGCGCAACTACCTGCGTCCGCCGGGAGCACTCAAGGACGAGGCGACCTTCATCGCCGCCTGCATCGGCTGCGGGCTGTGCGGCGAGATTTGTCCGCCGCGTTGCATCCGCTTCCATGCCCGCGGCGGCGGCGGCGAAGTCAACCTTCCCTACATCGATCCGGCGCACAAGGCCTGCATTCTCTGCGACAGGTGCATGGCGGCCTGCCCCACCGAGGCCCTTACCATGACGCGCTTGCGCGAGATCGACATGGGCGTTGCCGTGATCGACCGCGATGCCTGCTGGCCCTGGGTGGATCGCGGCGTCTGCGGCGCCTGCGCGACCATTTGCCCCCTTGGCAAGCATGCCATAGGCTTCGATTTCGCGAATCTCTACCGTCCGGTGGTCCGCGACGGCTGCGTCGGCTGCGGCATCTGCGTCGAGGTCTGCCCGCACCCCAGCCTGCCGATCTGGATCGTCGACAGAACATTGAGGAACTGATCCATGCGCACCCTATTGACCCTCCTGCTGGCCGCCATCTCGATATGGCTAGCAGTGGCTCCGACGAGCGCCCATCACATTCTCGGGCGGCCGTCCTACAGCCTGAACGAAGATTCGAACACCCCACCTAGCATGCAGGTCGAGGTACAACTCGGTGACCTGCTCGTCACGACCATGGTCTATCCCGCCTTTCCGCGCCTCGGCGTACCTGGTCGTTTCAACCTCTATGCCAAACATACGAACGGTAGACTATACAAAGGGGAGGTGGAATTTTCAGTGCGCAAGATCACGTGGCTATCCTGGTTTGGCATGGGTGAGGAAAGTCGTGAGATCGGGCGTCAACTGCCTGACGACAACGTCTTCCGCCAGGCCTTTCGTTTGGACAGGGAAGGAGACTTTCTCGTCACCGCCACTTTGGATATCGACGGCGAGCCACACATGATCGACTTTCCGTTGCGCGTCGGCGAAGCCCCGATGATTGGCGCTCTGGAGATCATCATTGCGCTCGTCGTGCTGACCATCGCCGCGGTGACGCTTGTGCAGCGTCGTCGTGCCATGGTTGGCAAGGTTCGCGAGATGCATGACGACGGCCCGTCATGACCGCGTGGGCAGTGTGATGGATCGCCGCGTATTCTTCAAGACCGGCGCCAGGAAGGCTGCCCAGGTGGCCTACCACGTTGCCGGTGAGCGTGCGGCGCAGCGGGCCAAACATTGGATTCGCCCGCCCTTCGCTTTGCCGGAGGTCGATTTTCTGATTTCCTGCAGCCGCTGTGATGCCTGCATCGAGGCATGTCCGCACCAGGTGCTATTCCCGCTGGCGGCGCGGCTTGGCGCAACCGTGATGGGCACGCCAGCCATGGACCTGCTCAATCGCGCCTGTCGGCTATGCGCGGACTGGCCTTGCGTAGCGGCGTGTGAACCGGGCACGCTGGAGTTGCCCGAAGCCGAAGAGGAACCACTGCCAAGGCTGGCCCATGCCGCAATCGACAAAGACAGCTGTCTGCCCTATTCGGGCCCCGAATGCGGCGCCTGCGCCCATGCCTGCCCCGTAACCGATGCGCTGCAGTGGCAGGGCGGCGTGAAGCCCGTGATCGATGTCGGGCGCTGCACCGGCTGCGCCATGTGCCGCGAAGCGTGCATCGTCTCACCCAAGGCGGTCGCCATCACCAGCCTCGGCGGCAAGGAGCAGTGAGGTACAGCCTCACGGCGGCAATATTCCTGCTGCTCGCGCTGATATGCAGCGGGCGGGTCAGCGCAGCCGGGCCGCTAGCAGGATCGGCCAGCCCTTACCTGCGCCTACATGCGGCGGACGCAATCGGGTGGCGTCCCTGGGGAGAAGAGGCGCTAGCCGAGGCGAAGCGCCTCGAGCGGCCAATCTTCCTCTCCATCGGCTATGCCTCGTGCCACTGGTGCCACGTGCTCTCGCGCACAACTTTCGCCGACGAGCGCGTGATCACACTGCTCAACGAGCACTTCATCAGCATCCTGGTCGATCGCGAACAGCGCCCTGACATCGATGCTCATTTCATGGAGGTGCTGGGTGCGATGCGCAGCTGGCGCGGCGCGCCAGCAAACTTCCTGCTGACGTCAGATCTAGACCCGCTCTACGCCACAGGGTACGTGGCGCCCGAGCGCGAGCACGGTCAGCTGGGCATGATTGAGATTCTGGAGACCCTAGTCGACGCCTGGCGCGACGATCGCGATGCGCTTTTCGCCACCGCAGTCAACAATCGCAATGCGCTGAGCACTCTGCTCGCACCACCGCAGCCTGGCCAAGGCAAGGGCGGTGACCCACGGGTCCTGGCGGCAACAGAATGGCTTAAAGCCTTCGATGTTGAGCATGGCGGCTTCGGCAGACGAGAGAAGTTCCCCATGGCGAACGCGCTCTCTCTGCTGCTGCGCCAGGGCGTTTGGCACCGGGACGATGCGCTCGTGAAAGCGGTGCTGCGCAGCCTCGACGCCATGGCCGCCGGTGGCCTGCGCGACCAACTCGGAGGCGCCTTCCACCGCTATACCGTAGACCGCCTGTGGCAGGTGCCCCATTTCGAGATCATGCTGGCCGACAACGCCTTGCTGGCGGAGCTTTACCTGGCGGCCTATCAGGTGTCTGGCGAATCGCGCTATGCGATTGTGGCGCGGGCCGTGCTCGACGACCTTCTGCAGCGCTTCTCGCTCGCCGACGGCGGCTTCGCCAGCTCGCTTGATTCCGACAGCGACGGCGGCGAGGGGCGCTTCTACAGCTGGACCGAGGCCGAGGTGCGCGCGGTCTTGGGGCCCGACGCCGACAGCTTTCTTGCCGCCTATCTCGACCCGGCCCATGGTTTAGTCGAAAATCGTGCCATCCTCCGCCTACGCCCCGGTGCCGGGCCGCTGTTTGAAGTCGAATCACTCCTTGCCAAGAGCCGCGCCAGGCTTCTCGAAGCCCGCGCCTTGCGGCCGCCGCCGGCGCGTGACGACAAGCTGCTGGTGTCGTGGAACGCTCTTACCGTGAGCGCCTTAGCCAAGGCTGCACAGGTGCTGGACGACGCGCGCTACGCCGAGGTTGCAGCAACAACCGTCGATACCCTGCTCGGACTGGTCGGCGACGACGGCGCCCTGGTGCATAGTCGCCTCGGTGGAGAGGCAGTCTTCCTCGACGATTATGCTTTCTTAGTACAGGCGTTGCTCGACCTTTACGAGACCCGTTTCGAACGCCCTCACCTGGAGCAGGCTAGACGCCTGATGCACGTGCTGATCACCCGCTTCCAGGAGGCGCCAGAGCTACCCTTTCGCTTTACCCCGCTTGACAGCCGCTCGCCGCTGCCGGCGCAGGTGCTATTGCGCGAGGAGGGTTTGCCCACGGGCAATGCGGTCGCACTCACAGCACTCGCCCGCCTGCGCCTGTTTGCCGGCGATGATGCCTTCACCGACAATGCCGAAGCGATCCTGCGGGAACTCGGCGCCCATCTCCGGCGCGCCGCAGCGGCATCGCCCGCCTTGTTGGCGGCCTTCGATTTCAGCCCCCACGAGGCCCGCGAGGTGGTGATCGTCGGCAGTGTCGGCGATCCCGCGATGAGGCGGCTGTTGGTCGAAGTGCGCAGCCGACTGCTACACGGCACTGTGGTCGCACTGGTCGACCCCAACGGCCCAACCCAGGACATGCGCTGGCCCCTGCTGGCCTCGCGTCCCTTGCTCGCCGATCGTCCCACGGCCTATGTCTGCCGTAACAGACTTTGCGACCTGCCGGTCGATACTCCAGCTGAGCTTGCAAGCCAGCTCGATATCCTAACAGCGCCGTGACGCATCACTCGGTAGCAGAAACAAATGTGTTTAGCGGCGGGAATGAAGGCGGCGGGATGACCGCGTGGAACGCACATAGGGTGGGTACCGGCTACTTTCTCTTCGGCACGAACGGGTGGGTGCTCGATAGGCCGCCGTCTACCGCAAAAGCCTGGCCATTGACGTAGGACGCCTCGTCGCTAGCGAGAAATAGCGCCATGTTAGCGATCTCATGTGGCTCACCGTAGCGTTGCAACGGGTTGAGCTGTCCGATCTTGTGATCTGTACCGCGTTCGCGGGCACGCTCGAAGATAGGACGGGTCATGCCGGTCTCGATGAGGCCGGGGCAGATGGCGTTGATGCGCACGCCCGTGCCTGTTAGCTCAGTGGCTACCGTCTGGGCGAGAGAGATGACGCCGGCCTTGCTGGCAGCATAGGGCGGGCCACCGGCATTGGCGCGCAACCCCGCGACCGAGGCGGTGCAGACAATCGATCCGGCACCGGCCTCGATCATTCTCGGTGCTGCGTGCTTGATGCAGAGAAAGATGCCGACGAGATTGACCTGGAGAACCTCCTGCCAATGTGCAACGGTCTGCTCAAATAGCGGCACATAGCCGCCGCTGATGCCAGCATTGGCATAGATCGCATCGAGGCCGCCCCAATCGATCGCGGCGCGGGCGACGAAGGCTTTCACCTGGTCCTCCTCGGCGACACTGGCGGGATGGGCGAGCGCGCTGTTGCCATCGGCCTCGATCAGAGCGATGGTCTCGGCCAGTCCGTCTTCGGCCACGTCCACCGCCAGTACTTTCGCGCCCTCGGTGGCAAAGAGACGTGCACTTGCCCTGCCGATACCGCTTGCCGCACCGGTCACGACCACCCGCTTTCCTGCCAGTCTTGCCATGCTCTCTCTCCCGTAAGATAAATCAGATAGCTTACCATCAAACATAGTTGAGCAGAGCCGGACGGCAAAGGTGTAAAGTGCCAACGCAAGGCGCAGCGGGCGATATCGGCACCACGAACGCCGCCGACGCGGACACCGTCCACCAGTGGAGACGCCTGATAAGATCGCAGCACGACCGAGAAGCCGATGACTTGGCTCATGACCACAGCCTCGGTGCTGAAGCCGCTAGCGGAAGGCGTCTGCACGCCACTAAATAGGGGGATCTAATCGTCGTGCTAGCAATAAGGGTCCCTGCATTAAGCGGCAAGGCCCAGCTTGGCTCCGAGAGCCTGGGCGACGCGGCCGTTGGGGCGGCGACCGAGTATACCGAAGAGCCACCACGAGGTGCGGGTCACGGCCTCCAGGTCGATGCCAGTCTCGATACCCATACCGGCGAGCATGTAGAGCACGTCTTCCGTGGCCACATTGCCCTTCGCGCCCTTAGCATAGGGACAGCCACCAAGGCCACCAAGGCTCGAATCGATGACAGCGACGCCGCAGTCGAGCGCGGTGGCGAGATTGGCTAGCGCCTGGCCGTAGGTATCGTGGAAATGCGCCGCTAGGCGTCCGACTGGCACTTGCGCGGCTACTGTCTCGATAAGCGCTTTCGCCTGCAGGGGCGTGCCGAAGCCGACAGTGTCGCCGAGCGAGATCTCGTAGCATCCCATGGCATCGAGCGTCCGGGCAAGCTCTGCCACGGTAGCCGGGTCGACATCGCCTTCGTAAGGGCAGCCGAGCACGCAGGATATATAGCCACGGACACGAATGCCGTCGGCCTTTGCGGTGGCGACGATCGGTTCGGCCCGCGCCAGGCTCTCGGCGATACTGCAGTTTGTGTTCTTTTGCGAGAAGGTCTCGGAGGCAGCGCTGAAGACGCAGACCGTATCCGCCTGCGCCGCCCGCGCATCTTCGTAGCCCCGCATATTGGGGGTGAGCACCGGATAGCTGACGCCATCGTGGCGAGCGATGCCCGCCATGACTTGCGCGTTGTCGGCCATGCGCGGCACCCATTTAGGCGAGACGAAGCTCGTCGATTCAATGGCGCCGAGGCCGCAGACGGTAAGGCGGTCGATGAGCGCGACCTTAAGCGCAGTATCGACCTCGTGCGGCTCGTTTTGCAGGCCGTCACGCGGGCCCACCTCGAACATCGTCACGGCGGTCGGCAGCGCCATGGCTCAAGCGCTTCCCTCGGCGACGAAATCGACCAGTACCTCGCCCTCGCTGACCCAATCGCCAAGGGCAAAGTTGACGTGCTCGACATAGCCGGCCGCAGGCGCGGCAATGGTGTGCTCCATCTTCATCGCTTCAAGGATCATCAAGGGCGTGCCGCGCTCGACCTTAGCGCCGTCTTCAGCCAGCACGCGCACGATACGCCCGGGCATGGGCGCGGTCAGCCAGCCGCTCTCGCCTTCGTCAGCGACGCTAGCGGCGAGAGGCTCATCGAGTCCAAAATGCCACGTGGATTCCTGCACGCTGATAGTGATGTGCTCACCCCCAGACGGCAAGGTCTCGCAAAATGTGGTGGCGTTGACGGCGATGCCCGCGACGGTCGCCCGCAGCCTACCGTCAGCGCTCAAGGAGCCATCCGCTTCGACCTCACCATCCGGCAGATCGAGCCAGAGAGGATGCGGACCCCCACGCACGCCGATCGCGACCGGCGCGCCATTATCGATCAAAGTGATGGTGTCGTGCGCTTCGTCGTTGAGGCGCCAGCCGTCCGCCGTGTCCCAGGGCGAGTGAGGGTCGCCAGAATGCACCGCGGCATTGGCGGCAGTTCGACGCCGTCCGAGCAACACGCTGAGCGCGGCCAAAGCTAGCGCCAGAGCCGGCGCCGGTGCTGGCAGAGGTATTAGGTCTTCCCTATGACGCTCAATGAAGCCGGTGTCGATCTCGTTCATGTCATAGGCGGGATGGCGTAGAATCGCGCCGAGAAAGGCTAAATTAGTAGTGGTGCCTCCGATTTGTGTCGCCGACAGTGCCGTCGAAAGCGCGCGCACTGCTTCGGCTCTGTCGCGGCCCCAGGATATGAGCTTAGCAATCATCGGATCATAGTGGGGACTTACGCTGTCACCTTCAACGACACCACAATCCACACGCGCCGCGACCCGCGTGCCAGCAGGGATACTGCCGGGCTCCACCGGCAGACGCAGACGCGACAAGGTGCCGGTGACCGGCAGAAAGTCCTGCGCCGGATCCTCAGCATAAAGTCGCGCCTCGACCGCATGGCCGTAAAGCGGGATCGATTCCTGAGGCAATGGCAGCGCCTCGCCAGCAGCGACCCTGAACTGCCATTCGACCAGATCGAGCCCGGTAATCATCTCGGTCACCGGATGCTCGACCTGCAGGCGCGTGTTCATCTCCATGAAGTAGTAGGTACCTTCGTGATCGACGATGAATTCGACCGTCCCGGCACCGACATAGCCGATGGCCTGCGCCGCGGCGATCGCGGTCTCCCCAAGCTCCGCCCGCAAGGCCGGGGAAACAGCGGGCGACGGCGCCTCCTCGATGACCTTCTGATGACGCCGCTGTACCGAGCAGTCGCGCTCGTAAAGGTGCACGGCGTTGCCACGGGTGTCGGTAAAGACCTGCACCTCGATATGGCGGGGGCGCTGCACCAACTTTTCGATCAGCACCCGATCGTCACCGAAAGCCGACTGCGCTTCGCGCCGCGCCGCGGCAATGGCCTCGGTCAGGTCGAGTTCGCGCTCTGCGACGCGGATACCGCGCCCGCCACCACCGGCCACCGCCTTGACCATGATAGGAAAGCCGATCAGCCGAGCCTGTGTGGTCACGACCTTCAGGTCGCGGTTGTCGTCGTGATAGCCGGGCACCACGGGCACCTCAGCATCTTGCATGATGCGCCTTGCCTGATCCTTGGCCCCCATAGCGCGGATGGCCTCAGCCGGTGGACCGACGAAGGCAATATCAGCGGCCGCGCAAGCCTCCGCAAGGGCCGGGTTCTCCGACAGAAAGCCGTAGCCAGGATGAATCGCCTGGGCGCCGGAATGCCGTGCCACCTCGACGATGGTATGGACCCGCAAATAGCTGTCTGCTGCCGCAGCGGCACCGATGGGATAGGCCTCGTCGGCGAGCCGCACGTGCAACGCGTCCACGTCCACCTCGGAATAGACCGCGACCGTGCGGATTCCCAGCCGCCGAGCGGTGTCGATAATACGGCAGGCGATCTCGCCGCGATTAGCAATCAAAACTCTATCGAACACGTATCACTTCCACTCACCTACCCAACGCCGCTTGTGTTCATGTTGGAGATGGTAGCGAGCATAGCTCATGATCTCGTAGAAGCGGAACAAGCAACAACAGTGCGCCGATGATGATCCTCACGCTGGCCAGCGCTCGCACCAGGGCCCATAGGCGTGATGTCACAATAGCCCACCGTGCGCGCGCTGATGAGAGAGAAATATAGGACTTCGGAAAAGGTGATCGTGTCTGGGTCGCCTGCCACCAGTAATTGAAACTCGCCGAGGACACCCTCGACGATACGGTAGAGCGCGGCGAAGACGATGACATGGAGAGAATAGAAGATGAGGAAGGCGAGGCAGAAGGCAATCTCCGTCACAGAAAATGCGCCCAGCAGGATCATCGCGACGATGAGCACGATGCCGACGATACGTCGGCGACCCGTATAGGCCACGCAAGGTTTCCCCTATCCCTGTTCGGGCCAGACGGGTTTGCGTTTCTCCAGAAAGGCAGCGATGCCCTCGCGGCCATCGGCGCTGGCGCGCGCTTCGGCAATGCGCTGCGCCGTGTCCTTGATCACCGCCCGATCTGTCGGCCGGTCGCTGACTGCATCAATCAAGTCTTTCGAGGCGGCCATGGCGGCAGGACTATTCTTAAGTAGACGCGTTATCATGGCGTCAGCCGCCGCTTCTAGCTCGCCATCGGCCACCACCTCGTGCACTAGGCCGAGGACGCGTGCGGTCGCCGGGTCGATGCGCTCGGCGCTAAGGAAGTAGCGTCGCGCCTGGCGAGCACCAATGGCGCGCACAACATAGGGGCTAATCACGGCAGGGATGAGCCCGAGCTTCACCTCGGACAGCATGAAGGCGGCGGCCTCGCTAGCGATAACGATATCACAAGCAGCGACGAGGCCAACGCCACCGCCATAGGCGGGGCCCTGGATGACACCGACAACCGGCTTCGGCATAGAGGCCAAGCGCCCCAACATCTCGCCGAAGCGCAGCGCATCGATGCTGTTCTCGGCAAAATCGTAGTCCGCCGTGCGCTTCATCCAGTTAAGGTCGGCACCGGCAGAGAAACTCTTGCCGTTGCCCGCCATTACCACCACACGAACCGCAGCGTTGCAGGCCAGCGAATCGATGGCCTCGTCGAGTGCGTTGATGAGGTCCTCGTTGAACGCGTTGTGCACCTCGGGCCGATTGAGGGTGATGCGGCC
This region of Alphaproteobacteria bacterium genomic DNA includes:
- a CDS encoding thioredoxin domain-containing protein — translated: MRYSLTAAIFLLLALICSGRVSAAGPLAGSASPYLRLHAADAIGWRPWGEEALAEAKRLERPIFLSIGYASCHWCHVLSRTTFADERVITLLNEHFISILVDREQRPDIDAHFMEVLGAMRSWRGAPANFLLTSDLDPLYATGYVAPEREHGQLGMIEILETLVDAWRDDRDALFATAVNNRNALSTLLAPPQPGQGKGGDPRVLAATEWLKAFDVEHGGFGRREKFPMANALSLLLRQGVWHRDDALVKAVLRSLDAMAAGGLRDQLGGAFHRYTVDRLWQVPHFEIMLADNALLAELYLAAYQVSGESRYAIVARAVLDDLLQRFSLADGGFASSLDSDSDGGEGRFYSWTEAEVRAVLGPDADSFLAAYLDPAHGLVENRAILRLRPGAGPLFEVESLLAKSRARLLEARALRPPPARDDKLLVSWNALTVSALAKAAQVLDDARYAEVAATTVDTLLGLVGDDGALVHSRLGGEAVFLDDYAFLVQALLDLYETRFERPHLEQARRLMHVLITRFQEAPELPFRFTPLDSRSPLPAQVLLREEGLPTGNAVALTALARLRLFAGDDAFTDNAEAILRELGAHLRRAAAASPALLAAFDFSPHEAREVVIVGSVGDPAMRRLLVEVRSRLLHGTVVALVDPNGPTQDMRWPLLASRPLLADRPTAYVCRNRLCDLPVDTPAELASQLDILTAP
- a CDS encoding enoyl-CoA hydratase/isomerase family protein, which translates into the protein MTDSLLLTYDRLGVGRITLNRPEVHNAFNEDLINALDEAIDSLACNAAVRVVVMAGNGKSFSAGADLNWMKRTADYDFAENSIDALRFGEMLGRLASMPKPVVGVIQGPAYGGGVGLVAACDIVIASEAAAFMLSEVKLGLIPAVISPYVVRAIGARQARRYFLSAERIDPATARVLGLVHEVVADGELEAAADAMITRLLKNSPAAMAASKDLIDAVSDRPTDRAVIKDTAQRIAEARASADGREGIAAFLEKRKPVWPEQG
- a CDS encoding 4Fe-4S dicluster domain-containing protein, with protein sequence MTTARHDRVGSVMDRRVFFKTGARKAAQVAYHVAGERAAQRAKHWIRPPFALPEVDFLISCSRCDACIEACPHQVLFPLAARLGATVMGTPAMDLLNRACRLCADWPCVAACEPGTLELPEAEEEPLPRLAHAAIDKDSCLPYSGPECGACAHACPVTDALQWQGGVKPVIDVGRCTGCAMCREACIVSPKAVAITSLGGKEQ
- a CDS encoding biotin carboxylase N-terminal domain-containing protein, with product MFDRVLIANRGEIACRIIDTARRLGIRTVAVYSEVDVDALHVRLADEAYPIGAAAAADSYLRVHTIVEVARHSGAQAIHPGYGFLSENPALAEACAAADIAFVGPPAEAIRAMGAKDQARRIMQDAEVPVVPGYHDDNRDLKVVTTQARLIGFPIMVKAVAGGGGRGIRVAERELDLTEAIAAARREAQSAFGDDRVLIEKLVQRPRHIEVQVFTDTRGNAVHLYERDCSVQRRHQKVIEEAPSPAVSPALRAELGETAIAAAQAIGYVGAGTVEFIVDHEGTYYFMEMNTRLQVEHPVTEMITGLDLVEWQFRVAAGEALPLPQESIPLYGHAVEARLYAEDPAQDFLPVTGTLSRLRLPVEPGSIPAGTRVAARVDCGVVEGDSVSPHYDPMIAKLISWGRDRAEAVRALSTALSATQIGGTTTNLAFLGAILRHPAYDMNEIDTGFIERHREDLIPLPAPAPALALALAALSVLLGRRRTAANAAVHSGDPHSPWDTADGWRLNDEAHDTITLIDNGAPVAIGVRGGPHPLWLDLPDGEVEADGSLSADGRLRATVAGIAVNATTFCETLPSGGEHITISVQESTWHFGLDEPLAASVADEGESGWLTAPMPGRIVRVLAEDGAKVERGTPLMILEAMKMEHTIAAPAAGYVEHVNFALGDWVSEGEVLVDFVAEGSA
- a CDS encoding SDR family NAD(P)-dependent oxidoreductase; its protein translation is MARLAGKRVVVTGAASGIGRASARLFATEGAKVLAVDVAEDGLAETIALIEADGNSALAHPASVAEEDQVKAFVARAAIDWGGLDAIYANAGISGGYVPLFEQTVAHWQEVLQVNLVGIFLCIKHAAPRMIEAGAGSIVCTASVAGLRANAGGPPYAASKAGVISLAQTVATELTGTGVRINAICPGLIETGMTRPIFERARERGTDHKIGQLNPLQRYGEPHEIANMALFLASDEASYVNGQAFAVDGGLSSTHPFVPKRK
- a CDS encoding ion channel; the protein is MAYTGRRRIVGIVLIVAMILLGAFSVTEIAFCLAFLIFYSLHVIVFAALYRIVEGVLGEFQLLVAGDPDTITFSEVLYFSLISARTVGYCDITPMGPGASAGQREDHHRRTVVACSASTRS
- a CDS encoding hydroxymethylglutaryl-CoA lyase; amino-acid sequence: MALPTAVTMFEVGPRDGLQNEPHEVDTALKVALIDRLTVCGLGAIESTSFVSPKWVPRMADNAQVMAGIARHDGVSYPVLTPNMRGYEDARAAQADTVCVFSAASETFSQKNTNCSIAESLARAEPIVATAKADGIRVRGYISCVLGCPYEGDVDPATVAELARTLDAMGCYEISLGDTVGFGTPLQAKALIETVAAQVPVGRLAAHFHDTYGQALANLATALDCGVAVIDSSLGGLGGCPYAKGAKGNVATEDVLYMLAGMGIETGIDLEAVTRTSWWLFGILGRRPNGRVAQALGAKLGLAA
- a CDS encoding 4Fe-4S dicluster domain-containing protein; amino-acid sequence: MTGRRGALKGLVAGLAAFFAAGMPFAVSRLLAPAQAKPLRNYLRPPGALKDEATFIAACIGCGLCGEICPPRCIRFHARGGGGEVNLPYIDPAHKACILCDRCMAACPTEALTMTRLREIDMGVAVIDRDACWPWVDRGVCGACATICPLGKHAIGFDFANLYRPVVRDGCVGCGICVEVCPHPSLPIWIVDRTLRN